In Bacteroidota bacterium, the following proteins share a genomic window:
- a CDS encoding SLC13 family permease, with product MFNLYQELLVYADLVITLLIIAFGIFLFVKEYFTIDTTSIIIMACFIVAGVLSPAEGFAGFNNSATITVACMFVLGAGVFKTNVLDGVGNLLIRAGRVHHIFTIAVIMTFAGLLSAFINDTAVVAMFLPLVLQVAKQSKMPASKLLMPLSFGALLGGTCTLIGTSTNILVSGIAESYGKAPLGMFEFSQAALWLLAGGVIYMLTIGNWLMPNRKPDSEVHEIATRKGYITEILLSPGASDIGKPIKHSNIVKEFEATPIGFYQNQNYIEDIGDEKLLAAGDILRITIAPQNLLSLQKEKGISIPFERKHAKNIGDDKKFKLFELSIPSGSSFAGKSLQQLYFRQTYDAIVMGVYRKAENRHSNFADMVLNEGNVLLVLCDEDKLYQIISDGNLILISDYTPKRIHVKNTVIALAIAVGVIGTAALNIAPIVISAMVGCLLMIILGIIKPEEAYRSVDWKVIFMLAGVLSMGAALEKSGGAAQMGIGIEKLLGGFHPQVALSFVFLVTFIATNFISNNATAALMTPIVISLSNQMGLSERPFIVAVAFAASCSFMTPISYQTNTMIYAPGNYQFNDYLKIGTPLNILLWIIATIVIPIYFPFAK from the coding sequence ATGTTCAACCTTTACCAAGAATTGCTGGTATATGCCGATTTGGTTATCACGTTGCTGATTATTGCCTTCGGAATATTTCTGTTTGTTAAAGAATATTTCACCATTGACACTACGTCTATCATCATCATGGCCTGCTTTATCGTTGCGGGAGTTTTATCGCCGGCAGAAGGATTTGCCGGTTTTAATAATTCTGCCACCATTACGGTAGCTTGTATGTTTGTTTTGGGTGCGGGAGTTTTTAAAACCAATGTGCTGGACGGGGTGGGAAATCTTCTGATCCGAGCTGGCAGGGTGCATCACATATTTACGATAGCCGTTATTATGACGTTTGCGGGATTGCTCTCTGCATTCATCAATGATACGGCCGTAGTGGCTATGTTTCTTCCGTTGGTGTTGCAGGTGGCTAAACAATCAAAAATGCCCGCCAGCAAATTGTTGATGCCGCTTTCCTTTGGTGCTTTGCTTGGCGGAACATGTACGCTGATTGGCACTTCTACCAATATCTTGGTCAGCGGCATAGCCGAAAGCTATGGCAAGGCGCCTTTGGGGATGTTTGAATTTTCTCAAGCAGCGCTCTGGTTGCTGGCAGGCGGAGTTATTTATATGTTGACGATTGGTAATTGGCTGATGCCCAATAGAAAACCCGATTCGGAGGTTCATGAAATTGCGACCAGAAAGGGCTACATCACCGAGATACTCCTAAGCCCCGGCGCTTCAGATATAGGGAAGCCGATAAAGCACTCCAACATTGTGAAGGAGTTTGAAGCCACTCCGATTGGGTTTTATCAGAACCAAAATTATATAGAGGATATCGGTGATGAAAAATTATTGGCAGCCGGTGATATTTTGCGTATAACTATTGCACCCCAAAATTTGTTGAGTCTCCAAAAGGAAAAGGGCATTTCGATTCCATTTGAAAGAAAGCATGCCAAAAATATAGGCGATGACAAGAAGTTTAAACTCTTTGAACTTTCCATCCCTTCCGGTTCTTCTTTTGCGGGCAAGTCCTTGCAACAATTGTATTTCCGCCAGACTTATGATGCCATTGTCATGGGGGTATATCGCAAGGCCGAGAACCGTCATTCCAATTTTGCCGACATGGTGCTCAACGAAGGCAATGTATTGCTGGTGCTATGCGATGAAGACAAACTCTATCAAATAATCAGCGACGGCAATCTCATTTTGATTTCAGACTATACGCCAAAAAGAATCCATGTCAAGAATACAGTGATAGCCTTGGCAATTGCTGTAGGAGTTATCGGCACGGCTGCTTTAAATATTGCTCCTATTGTGATTAGCGCCATGGTGGGTTGTTTGTTGATGATTATACTCGGCATCATAAAGCCGGAAGAAGCCTATCGTTCGGTGGATTGGAAAGTAATATTTATGCTCGCCGGGGTATTATCTATGGGCGCCGCGCTCGAAAAATCTGGCGGAGCGGCACAAATGGGAATTGGCATTGAGAAACTTCTCGGTGGTTTTCATCCTCAAGTAGCCTTGTCATTTGTCTTTCTGGTCACCTTTATCGCTACCAATTTTATTTCAAACAATGCAACCGCCGCCTTGATGACTCCCATCGTTATCAGCCTTTCCAATCAAATGGGATTATCCGAACGACCGTTCATCGTTGCCGTTGCTTTTGCCGCCTCTTGCAGCTTTATGACTCCAATTTCTTATCAAACCAATACCATGATTTACGCACCGGGCAATTATCAATTCAATGATTACCTGAAGATAGGTACGCCACTCAATATTCTGTTGTGGATTATCGCTACGATAGTGATACCGATATACTTTCCCTTCGCGAAATAG
- a CDS encoding isoprenyl transferase has product MSLKDQIDLSKLPKHIAIIMDGNGRWAKQHGKNRIFGHTNGVSSVRETSEGCAELGIKYLTLYAFSTENWNRPKTEISALMQLLLKTVKIELKTLLKNDIRLRLIGDLDSLPQGVVKEMQEAVESTKNNSRMDLILALSYSGRNEITHAAKKIAEEVKNGTLALEDINETLVNQHLYTTGIPDPELLIRTSGEKRVSNFLLWQLAYAEYYFTDIFWPEFKKEELYQAIIEFQNRERRFGKTSEQIATTS; this is encoded by the coding sequence GTGAGCCTGAAAGACCAAATAGACCTGAGCAAATTGCCCAAGCACATCGCCATCATCATGGATGGCAATGGTCGTTGGGCAAAACAGCACGGCAAAAACAGAATCTTTGGTCACACCAACGGGGTGAGTTCTGTTCGCGAAACTTCGGAAGGCTGTGCAGAGTTGGGCATTAAATATCTGACGCTTTACGCCTTCTCTACCGAGAACTGGAACCGCCCGAAAACAGAAATCAGCGCCTTGATGCAACTCTTGTTAAAGACCGTCAAGATAGAGCTGAAAACTCTATTGAAAAATGATATTCGCCTCCGCCTAATCGGAGACTTGGATTCCCTGCCTCAAGGTGTTGTAAAAGAAATGCAAGAAGCAGTAGAAAGTACCAAGAATAATAGTCGGATGGATTTAATTCTTGCCTTGAGTTATAGTGGCAGAAACGAAATTACTCATGCTGCGAAAAAGATTGCCGAAGAAGTGAAGAACGGAACCTTAGCTCTGGAAGACATCAACGAAACATTGGTCAATCAACATTTATACACGACAGGAATACCGGATCCGGAACTGCTGATTAGAACCAGCGGCGAAAAGCGGGTGAGCAATTTTCTATTATGGCAACTTGCTTATGCAGAATATTATTTCACCGATATATTCTGGCCCGAGTTCAAGAAAGAAGAACTGTATCAAGCCATTATTGAATTTCAAAACCGGGAAAGAAGGTTCGGCAAAACCAGCGAACAGATAGCAACGACTTCATGA
- a CDS encoding outer membrane protein assembly factor, producing MTFSSKPTFLFIALIVSSFLYGQDTLPFFDYGHGGEYEIGDVRVEGAKFLDGRILVTLSGLAKGDKIKIPGDPIPKAIKSLWKQRLFTNISITADKIEAGKIYLVIHVEERPRISRFSFKGIKNSDAEDLRKKLELRAGSIFTENMRSLTVNTVKNYYIDKGFLSVDVEIDEAKDSLLANSVLVKIKVTKGVKVKIEEINIIGNHELSEAALKRKMKDTREKVKFDLDGLFRFKKNFERDSIFKVRWYQVIGSISPLRIWEYSAPHVNLNIFKSSKFKTDDYEKDKQKIVEFYNSKGYRDARIVHDSVYLVDRKNMRINLVVDEGAKYYFRNIYFNGNTKYPDSLIARIVNIKKGEVYSQKLLDERIFMNPNGGDLSSLYMDDGYLFFSVTPMEVKVEGDSIDIELRINEGAQATINEVRIVGNTKTNEKVIRRELRTLPGNKFSRTDLIRSQREIVNLGYFDPAQLDVIPIPNPENGTVDIEYRVTEKPSDQLELSAGYGGRATATNTGGLFGTLGVNFTNFSIKNIVDKKAWSPLPSGDGQRLGIRVQTNGRAFQSYSVSFTEPWLGGKKPQALNFAFNRLRANSLDPADFTKITGKYFSTSVYLGLGTRVKWPDDFFTGEIGLEFQHYILDNYATFFTFSTGKAVNLNLQLTLSRDSRDLVAPTFYNRGIYLMFQGKLTLPYSSLFNARKNLSFESSLLSDAERYKWVEFHKWKIQFEWYLPVWKNLVFKSSASLSFLGYYNPRLGYSPFERVELGGDGLSNMNAAAQLGRDIISMRGYPVVTPQGGAPIYNKYFVELRYPISLNQSATIYALVFGEASNFWNRLSDYRPYDLARSTGVGVRVFLPMFGLLGFDYGLGFDRTKFGLQPTGKNIFAKYGQFRIILGREPE from the coding sequence ATGACCTTTTCTTCTAAGCCGACCTTTCTTTTTATAGCACTGATTGTTTCGTCCTTTTTATATGGACAAGACACGCTCCCATTTTTTGACTATGGTCACGGAGGAGAATATGAGATAGGCGATGTTCGGGTGGAGGGCGCTAAGTTCCTCGATGGCCGAATCCTTGTTACCCTTTCGGGATTGGCAAAGGGGGATAAAATAAAAATACCCGGCGACCCCATTCCTAAGGCGATCAAGTCGCTTTGGAAACAAAGACTTTTTACCAATATTTCCATCACGGCAGATAAAATAGAAGCCGGGAAAATTTATCTCGTGATTCATGTGGAAGAACGGCCACGTATCTCGCGATTCTCTTTCAAGGGGATTAAGAATAGCGATGCAGAAGACCTGAGAAAGAAACTGGAGTTGCGGGCAGGTAGTATCTTCACAGAAAACATGCGCAGCCTGACCGTCAACACGGTGAAGAACTATTATATAGACAAAGGATTTCTATCGGTAGATGTAGAGATAGACGAAGCGAAAGATTCCTTGTTGGCGAACAGCGTGCTGGTGAAAATCAAAGTGACGAAAGGGGTGAAGGTGAAGATTGAGGAAATCAATATCATCGGGAACCATGAACTTTCAGAAGCTGCTCTCAAGCGGAAGATGAAAGACACGAGAGAGAAAGTGAAGTTTGATTTGGATGGACTGTTTCGGTTTAAGAAAAACTTTGAACGCGATTCTATTTTCAAAGTTCGTTGGTATCAGGTCATAGGAAGTATTTCACCTTTGAGGATATGGGAATACTCTGCCCCCCATGTGAATCTGAATATTTTCAAATCATCCAAATTCAAGACGGATGATTATGAAAAGGATAAACAAAAAATTGTTGAGTTCTATAATAGCAAAGGCTATCGAGACGCACGGATAGTGCATGACAGTGTGTATTTGGTAGATCGCAAGAATATGCGCATTAATTTAGTGGTGGATGAAGGCGCAAAATATTATTTCCGGAACATTTACTTCAACGGCAATACGAAATATCCGGATTCGCTCATAGCCCGAATTGTCAATATAAAGAAGGGGGAGGTCTATAGTCAGAAATTGTTGGATGAACGAATATTCATGAATCCGAACGGAGGCGATTTGAGCTCCTTATATATGGATGATGGGTATCTTTTTTTCAGTGTTACCCCGATGGAGGTGAAAGTAGAGGGAGATTCCATTGATATAGAGCTGCGTATCAATGAAGGAGCGCAGGCAACCATCAACGAAGTACGGATTGTTGGAAACACGAAGACCAACGAAAAAGTAATTAGACGAGAGCTCCGCACACTTCCGGGCAACAAATTCAGTCGGACGGATCTGATTCGCTCGCAAAGAGAGATAGTGAACTTAGGATACTTTGATCCGGCTCAGTTGGATGTTATCCCGATTCCCAATCCTGAAAATGGAACGGTGGATATTGAATATAGGGTAACGGAAAAGCCTTCTGACCAATTAGAACTCTCTGCCGGTTATGGAGGCCGCGCTACGGCGACGAATACCGGAGGATTGTTTGGAACACTCGGTGTCAACTTCACCAATTTCTCCATCAAAAATATTGTTGATAAAAAGGCCTGGTCTCCGCTTCCGTCCGGTGATGGCCAGCGATTGGGCATTCGGGTGCAGACCAACGGAAGGGCTTTTCAGTCCTATAGTGTTTCGTTTACGGAACCTTGGTTGGGAGGCAAAAAACCACAAGCGCTCAACTTCGCTTTCAACCGCCTGCGCGCCAATTCGCTGGATCCTGCTGACTTCACAAAAATCACGGGCAAGTATTTTTCTACCAGCGTTTATCTCGGACTGGGAACCCGCGTAAAATGGCCCGACGATTTCTTTACCGGCGAAATAGGCTTAGAGTTTCAGCATTATATCCTAGATAATTACGCCACCTTCTTTACCTTCTCTACCGGCAAAGCCGTGAACTTGAACCTGCAGTTGACTTTGTCGCGTGATTCTCGCGACCTAGTGGCCCCTACTTTTTATAATCGAGGTATCTACCTGATGTTTCAGGGCAAATTGACCCTTCCCTACTCCAGTTTATTCAACGCCCGCAAGAATCTATCTTTTGAAAGCTCTTTGCTTTCTGATGCAGAGCGCTATAAATGGGTGGAGTTCCATAAATGGAAAATACAGTTTGAATGGTATCTTCCTGTTTGGAAAAACCTAGTATTCAAATCATCAGCCAGCCTTTCTTTCTTGGGTTATTACAATCCGCGACTGGGCTATTCTCCCTTTGAACGGGTAGAGTTGGGCGGTGATGGATTAAGCAATATGAATGCCGCAGCACAGTTAGGACGTGATATTATTTCCATGCGCGGCTATCCGGTGGTCACCCCGCAAGGAGGAGCACCGATATACAATAAGTATTTTGTGGAGTTGCGCTATCCTATCTCCCTAAATCAATCTGCCACCATCTATGCCTTGGTATTTGGAGAGGCTTCCAATTTCTGGAATCGCCTGAGCGATTACCGGCCGTATGATTTAGCCCGCTCTACCGGAGTCGGAGTAAGAGTGTTCCTGCCTATGTTTGGATTATTAGGTTTTGACTATGGTCTGGGCTTTGACCGCACCAAATTCGGATTGCAGCCTACAGGAAAGAACATATTTGCCAAATACGGTCAGTTCCGAATCATTTTAGGTCGGGAGCCGGAATAA
- a CDS encoding OmpH family outer membrane protein: MKQTVILIAALMMSISGFAQKFAYVDMEYILGKMPQYSEAQKQLDAVAAGWQKEVEAKMKSVDDMYKQFQAEQVLMTEPMKQQKIKEIEAKEKDVKEFQKDKFGPSGELFKKRQELIKPIQDKIYEEIQKFALAKTFDFIFDRSSGPTMLYAGDKYNKSDDILSALGITPKP; the protein is encoded by the coding sequence ATGAAACAGACAGTCATATTAATAGCCGCTCTGATGATGAGCATTTCGGGTTTTGCGCAGAAATTTGCTTACGTGGACATGGAATATATACTGGGCAAAATGCCTCAGTACAGCGAAGCGCAGAAACAATTAGATGCCGTAGCCGCCGGTTGGCAGAAAGAGGTGGAAGCCAAAATGAAATCGGTGGATGATATGTATAAGCAGTTTCAGGCAGAACAGGTGCTGATGACCGAGCCGATGAAACAGCAGAAAATCAAGGAAATTGAAGCCAAGGAGAAGGATGTGAAAGAATTTCAGAAGGACAAGTTTGGTCCTAGCGGTGAGCTGTTCAAAAAACGGCAGGAACTCATCAAACCTATTCAGGACAAGATTTATGAAGAGATTCAGAAATTTGCTCTGGCTAAAACGTTTGATTTTATCTTCGACCGTTCCAGCGGGCCTACCATGCTTTATGCCGGCGACAAATACAACAAAAGCGACGATATTCTTTCGGCTTTAGGAATCACCCCTAAGCCATAA
- a CDS encoding OmpH family outer membrane protein: protein MTNKIIVLLIASLFISVGTIQAQQKYGHINSSEILEAMPEYKQMTAVLEKKQKDAQLQMQKMYQDYQARQKELSEYGMSMMMAVREEKMLELDSLQQTLDGFEGKASADIQKMHEKLMTPLNDKYIKIVNQVAKENGYSYIFDIAAGILVYYPENSGDITNMVKQKMGIN from the coding sequence TTGACCAATAAAATAATAGTCCTTCTTATCGCATCACTCTTTATATCTGTAGGCACCATTCAGGCACAACAGAAATATGGACACATCAACTCGAGCGAGATACTGGAAGCCATGCCGGAGTATAAGCAGATGACGGCTGTTTTGGAAAAGAAACAAAAAGATGCCCAACTCCAGATGCAGAAGATGTATCAGGATTATCAGGCGCGCCAAAAAGAATTATCGGAATATGGCATGAGCATGATGATGGCCGTACGGGAAGAAAAAATGCTGGAACTGGACAGCCTGCAACAAACGCTTGATGGCTTTGAAGGCAAGGCCAGTGCTGATATACAAAAGATGCATGAGAAACTGATGACACCCCTCAACGACAAATACATTAAAATAGTGAATCAGGTAGCGAAAGAAAATGGGTATAGCTACATTTTCGATATTGCCGCCGGAATCTTGGTTTACTATCCTGAAAACAGCGGTGATATCACCAACATGGTCAAACAAAAAATGGGAATCAATTAA
- a CDS encoding OmpH family outer membrane protein, protein MKKSLLAVLTILVAFCGSVNAQQKIGHLNSLNILQAMPEFKQMTGDIDKQKQAYTKALESMYGDYEKKQKDLQALSNDKATPDPIIESKIQELQDLQKRIQDFEEKVNGDLQKMQQEKLKPINEKYIKAVKEIAQANSYAYILDVVSGSIPYFTEGQNDVTDLVMKKLGITAAPPTPAPGK, encoded by the coding sequence ATGAAGAAATCACTTTTAGCAGTCCTTACTATTTTAGTTGCCTTTTGTGGAAGCGTCAACGCCCAACAGAAAATCGGACACCTCAACTCGCTTAATATTTTGCAAGCCATGCCCGAATTCAAGCAAATGACCGGTGATATTGACAAACAAAAGCAGGCTTACACCAAGGCGCTTGAATCTATGTACGGCGATTATGAAAAAAAGCAGAAAGACCTACAGGCTTTGAGTAACGACAAAGCCACTCCCGATCCAATCATTGAATCTAAAATTCAGGAATTGCAAGATTTGCAGAAAAGAATTCAGGATTTTGAAGAGAAGGTAAACGGCGATCTGCAAAAGATGCAACAGGAAAAATTGAAGCCCATCAATGAAAAATATATCAAGGCGGTGAAGGAAATAGCCCAAGCAAATAGCTACGCTTATATTTTGGATGTGGTTTCGGGCAGTATCCCTTACTTCACCGAAGGGCAAAATGACGTAACCGATCTGGTTATGAAAAAATTAGGAATTACTGCTGCGCCGCCGACTCCGGCTCCGGGCAAATAA
- the murI gene encoding glutamate racemase: MKQQKHQPIGVFDSGIGGLTVANAISKLLPQEQIIYFGDTANLPYGDKSPELVRSYAQKITEFLLHEKQCKAIVIACNTASAAAYEWLRDQYKGDVPVINVIDPMIEAVIADQAIKKVGIIATRTTVASGVYQEKFSRRRPELKYAAVATPLLALMIEEGFYHNNISSAILEKYLARKELKDIDALVLACTHYPLIKNEISAFYHHRIKIFDSAEVVAARLKWILEKENLDSDKKTAQDKFFVSDFTESFEKTTQIFYGHAIHLKHLDIWK, encoded by the coding sequence GTGAAACAACAAAAACATCAGCCCATTGGTGTTTTTGATTCAGGCATTGGCGGCTTAACGGTCGCCAATGCTATTTCTAAACTATTGCCCCAAGAACAGATTATCTATTTTGGAGACACGGCAAACCTTCCCTACGGCGACAAATCGCCGGAACTGGTTCGCTCCTATGCACAAAAGATTACTGAATTCTTGCTGCATGAAAAACAGTGCAAAGCCATCGTCATTGCGTGCAACACCGCTTCGGCTGCTGCCTATGAATGGCTGCGCGATCAGTATAAAGGGGATGTGCCGGTTATCAATGTCATTGACCCGATGATTGAAGCCGTCATTGCCGATCAAGCCATTAAAAAAGTGGGCATCATCGCTACGCGAACCACCGTTGCTTCGGGCGTATATCAGGAGAAATTTTCGCGGCGAAGGCCGGAACTAAAATATGCGGCGGTAGCTACCCCTCTGCTTGCCTTGATGATTGAAGAAGGCTTCTATCACAACAACATCAGCAGCGCCATACTGGAAAAATATCTGGCTCGCAAAGAACTAAAAGACATTGATGCGCTGGTACTTGCTTGTACGCATTATCCGCTCATTAAAAATGAAATTTCCGCCTTCTATCACCACCGCATCAAAATCTTTGACTCTGCCGAAGTCGTAGCGGCCCGTTTGAAATGGATTCTCGAAAAAGAAAACCTTGATTCAGATAAGAAAACGGCCCAGGACAAATTCTTCGTTTCCGACTTCACCGAATCTTTTGAAAAAACAACCCAGATTTTCTATGGCCATGCCATCCATTTGAAGCACTTAGACATTTGGAAATAA
- a CDS encoding SBBP repeat-containing protein has protein sequence MKKSLPFLVCLLLIFFGKTFLSAQDMKWAIRVGGSGKDIGFNVAVDSSKRTYAAQQVISGTSVNFNGSCTITGGSNSYDVSFVRLDTVGACTSSKYIITQNDNVMGLRLDSLNNIYIVGNRSGTNSLCTSQATSGQDILLAKLGSTGTCSWGKKIGGSSGDYGYRLSLDRDGNIYITGSFAGSFSFEGTSLSSSGSNDGFIAKFNNSGTIQWVKNSAAPGMTLGMESLTWWMATFMYVDVFRIRAPLEHYRLSAPVDTMPLLPKWMLLMAASFGYEEQG, from the coding sequence ATGAAAAAATCTCTCCCGTTCCTTGTATGCCTACTCCTCATCTTTTTCGGAAAAACATTTCTCAGCGCTCAAGACATGAAATGGGCCATTCGGGTAGGCGGCTCGGGCAAGGATATAGGCTTTAACGTAGCGGTGGACAGCAGCAAGCGCACCTACGCTGCGCAGCAAGTCATTAGCGGTACGAGCGTCAATTTCAACGGCAGTTGTACCATAACGGGAGGGTCTAACAGTTATGATGTGTCCTTTGTGCGGTTGGATACTGTCGGCGCCTGTACTTCATCAAAATATATCATTACCCAAAACGATAACGTCATGGGTTTAAGACTGGATAGCCTGAATAATATCTATATCGTAGGCAATAGGTCAGGAACAAATTCTCTTTGCACCTCACAGGCCACCTCCGGTCAGGACATCTTGCTGGCCAAACTAGGTTCAACCGGTACCTGCTCTTGGGGGAAAAAGATAGGTGGATCAAGTGGTGATTATGGATACCGCCTTAGCTTAGACCGCGATGGTAACATTTACATCACGGGCAGTTTTGCGGGCAGTTTCTCTTTTGAAGGAACATCGCTTTCCTCCAGTGGCAGCAATGACGGATTCATCGCTAAGTTCAATAACAGCGGAACCATACAGTGGGTAAAAAATTCGGCGGCACCGGGGATGACTTTGGGTATGGAATCTCTAACGTGGTGGATGGCTACCTTTATGTATGTGGACGTTTTCAGAATACGGGCACCTTTGGAACACTATCGGCTGTCAGCGCCGGTGGATACGATGCCTTTATTGCCAAAGTGGATGCTTCTAATGGCAGCTTCGTTTGGCTACGAAGAGCAGGGGTGA